A part of Perca fluviatilis chromosome 15, GENO_Pfluv_1.0, whole genome shotgun sequence genomic DNA contains:
- the LOC120575117 gene encoding parvalbumin beta-like → MAVAGVLKDAEVAAALDGCKEPGTFDHKKFLKACGMSGQSAEEIKKAFKIIDQDNSGFIEEEELKLFLQNFKAGARALTDAETKTFLKAVDTDGDGKIGADEFAAMVKA, encoded by the exons ATGGCCGTCGCAGGAGTACTGAAAGATGCTGAAGTCGCTGCAGCCCTGGACGGGTGCAAAG AGCCTGGCACATTCGACCACAAGAAATTCCTCAAGGCATGCGGTATGTCCGGCCAGTCTGCCGAAGAGATCAAGAAGGCCTTCAAAATCATTGACCAGGACAACAGTGGATTCattgaggaggaggagctgaa GCTGTTCCTGCAGAACTTCAAGGCAGGTGCACGCGCACTGACCGACGCCGAGACCAAGACTTTCCTTAAGGCCGTTGACACCGACGGTGACGGCAAGATTGGCGCTGATG AGTTCGCTGCCATGGTTAAGGCATAA
- the aimp2 gene encoding aminoacyl tRNA synthase complex-interacting multifunctional protein 2 isoform X1, translating into MPMYQVKPISGSHIKTDLPTCMYKLPNIHAPQGNSYTSEHAIQNGEVDPAVKALEARQDEIMKKLYDLKAAVEGLAKTVTTPDADLDLTVSSSLSSQSPSSTTFKGISDLDTLLGKDLGALRDIVINANPAQPPLTLLVLHSVLCQHYRVLSTVHVHSSVTSVPPQLLSCLGPRHADSYARQMFQLGFTLIWKDVPKLQMKFSVQNMCPIEGEANVARFLFKLLSPYPSDPALATLVDSWVDTAFFQLAEGSAKERATVLRALNSALGSNPWLAGPEFSLADIACYCCVLQSGSASSTPTNVQRWIKSCENLGHFSPAKLFLQ; encoded by the exons ATGCCCATGTACCAGGTAAAGCCCATCTCTGGAAGTCACATAAAGACTGATTTACCAACCTGCATGTACAAGTTACCAAATATCCACGCGCCGCAGGGGAACAGCTACACCTCTGAACACGCGATTCAG AATGGCGAGGTGGACCCAGCAGTCAAAGCTCTGGAGGCCCGGCAGGATGAGATCATGAAAAAACTGTACGACCTGAAAGCAGCTGTGGAGGGCCTGGCCAAGACGGTGACCACCCCAGATGCCGATCTGGACCTGACAGTCAGCAGCAGCCTCTCCTCCCAAAGCCCCAGCTCCACAACCTTTAAAGGCATCTCAGACCTGGACACACTACTGGGCAAG GACCTCGGTGCTCTCCGTGACATCGTCATAAACGCTAACCCGGCACAGCCACCCCTGACCCTGCTGGTGCTCCACAGCGTGCTTTGCCAGCACTATCGGGTGCTCTCCACCGTCCATGTCCACTCCTCCGTTACCAGTGTGCCGCCACAGCTCTTGTCCTGCCTTGGCCCACGCCATGCAGACAGCTATGCCCGCCAGATGTTCCAGCTGGGCTTCACCCTCATATGGAAAGATG TCCCCAAACTGCAGATGAAGTTCAGTGTCCAGAACATGTGTCCCATCGAGGGTGAGGCGAACGTGGCGCGCTTCCTCTTTAAGCTGCTGTCTCCCTACCCCAGCGACCCTGCTCTCGCCACACTGGTGGACAGCTGGGTGGACACAGCTTTCTTCCAGCTGGCAGAGGGCAGTGCCAAGGAGCGGGCTACTGTCCTACGGGCCCTTAACTCCGCTCTGGGCAGCAACCCCTGGCTGGCCGGGCCGGAGTTCTCCCTGGCCGACATCGCCTGCTATTGCTGCGTGCTGCAAAGTGGCTCTGCCTCCTCTACTCCCACTAATGTCCAGCGCTGGATCAAGTCCTGTGAGAACCTGGGCCACTTCAGCCCTGCCAAGCTATTTCTGCAGTGA
- the aimp2 gene encoding aminoacyl tRNA synthase complex-interacting multifunctional protein 2 isoform X2, producing the protein MPMYQNGEVDPAVKALEARQDEIMKKLYDLKAAVEGLAKTVTTPDADLDLTVSSSLSSQSPSSTTFKGISDLDTLLGKDLGALRDIVINANPAQPPLTLLVLHSVLCQHYRVLSTVHVHSSVTSVPPQLLSCLGPRHADSYARQMFQLGFTLIWKDVPKLQMKFSVQNMCPIEGEANVARFLFKLLSPYPSDPALATLVDSWVDTAFFQLAEGSAKERATVLRALNSALGSNPWLAGPEFSLADIACYCCVLQSGSASSTPTNVQRWIKSCENLGHFSPAKLFLQ; encoded by the exons ATGCCCATGTACCAG AATGGCGAGGTGGACCCAGCAGTCAAAGCTCTGGAGGCCCGGCAGGATGAGATCATGAAAAAACTGTACGACCTGAAAGCAGCTGTGGAGGGCCTGGCCAAGACGGTGACCACCCCAGATGCCGATCTGGACCTGACAGTCAGCAGCAGCCTCTCCTCCCAAAGCCCCAGCTCCACAACCTTTAAAGGCATCTCAGACCTGGACACACTACTGGGCAAG GACCTCGGTGCTCTCCGTGACATCGTCATAAACGCTAACCCGGCACAGCCACCCCTGACCCTGCTGGTGCTCCACAGCGTGCTTTGCCAGCACTATCGGGTGCTCTCCACCGTCCATGTCCACTCCTCCGTTACCAGTGTGCCGCCACAGCTCTTGTCCTGCCTTGGCCCACGCCATGCAGACAGCTATGCCCGCCAGATGTTCCAGCTGGGCTTCACCCTCATATGGAAAGATG TCCCCAAACTGCAGATGAAGTTCAGTGTCCAGAACATGTGTCCCATCGAGGGTGAGGCGAACGTGGCGCGCTTCCTCTTTAAGCTGCTGTCTCCCTACCCCAGCGACCCTGCTCTCGCCACACTGGTGGACAGCTGGGTGGACACAGCTTTCTTCCAGCTGGCAGAGGGCAGTGCCAAGGAGCGGGCTACTGTCCTACGGGCCCTTAACTCCGCTCTGGGCAGCAACCCCTGGCTGGCCGGGCCGGAGTTCTCCCTGGCCGACATCGCCTGCTATTGCTGCGTGCTGCAAAGTGGCTCTGCCTCCTCTACTCCCACTAATGTCCAGCGCTGGATCAAGTCCTGTGAGAACCTGGGCCACTTCAGCCCTGCCAAGCTATTTCTGCAGTGA
- the pvalb8 gene encoding parvalbumin 8: MSLSSILSADAIDNALKDCQAPDSFCPKKFFQLCGLNKKSPQDVKKVFGILDNDASGFVEEEELKFFLQRFSPGARVLTDKETKGFMCACDDDSDGKIGADEFQAMVLS, translated from the exons ATGTCTCTCTCATCTATCCTTTCCGCTGATGCCATTGACAATGCTCTCAAGGACTGCCAAG CACCAGACTCCTTCTGCCCCAAGAAGTTTTTCCAGTTGTGTGGCCTCAACAAGAAGAGCCCGCAGGATGTGAAGAAGGTTTTCGGGATCCTGGACAATGATGCCAGTGGTtttgtggaggaggaagagctcAA GTTTTTCCTCCAGAGGTTTTCCCCTGGAGCTCGTGTTCTGACAGACAAGGAGACCAAGGGCTTCATGTGTGCTTGTGATGACGACAGTGATGGCAAGATTGGAGCAGACG AGTTCCAGGCCATGGTCTTGTCCTAA